The Bifidobacterium animalis subsp. animalis ATCC 25527 genome has a segment encoding these proteins:
- a CDS encoding acyl-CoA thioesterase, which translates to MASDTKTPLQRIVDVLKLGEPSQYRDHTYINGESMYFPTGRVYGGQVISQSLIAASKTVPEDRLPHSIHGYFIAPGDIHQDLLFDVENLRDGHSFSARRVNVTQSQGSILTAIASFQTKDQPGVEYFDSMPADVPDPESLPSSVDLMKPYADQSDYAKYYATTSPFDIRYISSPIVLGPDEESHRLDTGKQMLWMRAMGEIEVSQTFHRALLALGCDQVMLEPILRRAGLTLLTPGISFASIDHSMWWYRDIDVTKWHLYVQDTPTAAHGRGLSSAKVYSQDGDLVACMVQEAMIRVPQTD; encoded by the coding sequence TGACCACACCTATATCAACGGCGAGAGCATGTACTTCCCCACCGGTCGCGTATACGGCGGCCAGGTGATCTCGCAGTCGCTCATCGCTGCATCGAAGACCGTGCCGGAAGACCGTCTCCCCCATTCGATCCACGGGTATTTCATCGCTCCGGGCGACATTCATCAGGATCTGCTGTTCGATGTGGAGAATCTGCGCGACGGGCACTCCTTCTCCGCGCGCCGCGTGAATGTGACGCAATCGCAGGGCTCGATTCTGACAGCCATTGCGAGTTTCCAGACCAAGGACCAGCCGGGTGTCGAATATTTCGACTCCATGCCGGCCGATGTTCCGGATCCGGAGTCGCTGCCCAGCTCGGTGGATCTCATGAAACCGTATGCGGATCAGTCCGACTACGCGAAGTACTACGCCACAACGTCGCCGTTCGACATTCGCTACATCTCCTCGCCGATTGTGCTCGGCCCCGATGAGGAGAGCCACAGACTCGACACCGGCAAGCAGATGCTGTGGATGCGTGCCATGGGTGAGATCGAGGTCTCGCAGACCTTCCACCGTGCATTGCTCGCGCTCGGCTGCGATCAGGTGATGCTCGAGCCCATTCTGCGTCGTGCCGGTCTCACACTGCTCACGCCGGGCATTTCCTTCGCATCGATAGATCATTCGATGTGGTGGTATCGCGACATCGACGTGACGAAGTGGCATCTGTATGTGCAGGACACGCCGACTGCCGCCCATGGCCGCGGGCTGTCTTCGGCAAAGGTGTACTCCCAGGATGGCGATCTCGTGGCATGCATGGTGCAGGAGGCGATGATTCGCGTCCCGCAGACAGACTAA
- a CDS encoding DUF3180 domain-containing protein, with the protein MKARRTPWWWYVIAMLVGLLAGMGISHLEETRGLGLAGIPYLASAVMVVVGFIVLYLAWQVHKYTTTDPKKRAQLKPMDSERCVNTLIVSKALAIAGALLAGWYGGQIVMLYDRFEAPFFRHIVIECIIAVIASVIDMVLGIISEGLCQLPPNMGPEHPKVVRKRREERLARFTNRASGMPMQAAGQHAGNNGADESDKWEKPCN; encoded by the coding sequence ATGAAAGCACGCAGAACTCCATGGTGGTGGTATGTGATTGCCATGCTCGTCGGTCTGCTTGCCGGCATGGGCATCTCGCATCTTGAGGAGACGCGGGGGCTGGGATTGGCCGGCATCCCGTACCTCGCCAGCGCGGTGATGGTCGTTGTCGGCTTCATTGTGCTCTATCTGGCGTGGCAGGTGCATAAATACACGACCACCGATCCGAAGAAACGTGCGCAGCTCAAGCCCATGGATTCGGAGCGCTGTGTGAACACGCTCATCGTGTCCAAGGCGCTCGCCATTGCCGGAGCATTGCTCGCCGGCTGGTATGGCGGCCAGATCGTTATGCTGTACGACCGTTTTGAGGCACCGTTCTTCAGGCATATCGTGATCGAATGCATCATCGCGGTGATTGCGAGCGTCATCGACATGGTGCTCGGCATCATCAGCGAAGGACTATGCCAGCTGCCGCCGAACATGGGACCGGAGCATCCGAAGGTCGTGCGCAAACGCCGTGAGGAGCGGTTGGCGAGGTTCACGAACAGGGCGTCTGGCATGCCGATGCAAGCCGCAGGGCAGCATGCCGGCAATAACGGGGCCGATGAGAGCGACAAATGGGAGAAGCCCTGCAATTAG